The genomic DNA GCAGTTGCGGATAGGCTCCAGCACCACCATTGCACAGTATATCCTGCCGAAGATCCTGGCCGCTTTCAAAAAAAGCTATCCATCTATCGACCTGACGCTGGTAAACCATAACACCGAAAAGATCGAGCAGCTGCTACTGGAAGGAAAGGTGGATGTAGGCCTGATTGAAGGAAGCGGAACCCTGCCGCAGCTGCAGTATAGCCCGTTTGTGCACGATGAGATTGTGTTGGTAACCAGCACCAGCAACAAAAAAACGTACCCGGTCGAGTTGCCGGTGGCGCAGCTCAAGCACATCCCGCTCGTTATCCGCGAGGCAGGCTCGGGCACGCTTGCCGTTATTGAACAGGCGCTGAAACAACACCACCTCAGCCGCAAAGACCTGCAGATAGAGATGCAGCTGGGCAGCACCGAAAGTATAAAACAGTACCTGCAATATGCCCGGGCCTGCGCGTTCTTATCAATCCATACAATCATAGAAGAGCTGGCAGCCAACAAGCTGCAGGTGATCGAGGTGACCGGCTGTGAAATAAACCGGACCTTTCAGTTTATCAACCTGCATGGACGGCAATCAAAGCTGCTGCACCTTTTCCGGCAGTTCTGCATCAGGCAGTATAACCTTAGGCAATAGCTTAGCACTTTTAGTGATTGGTACCCCCTGCGCAGCGGGCGTAAGTTTGCAGAAAATAAAGCAAACAAGGCAATGCAGACACTAACGCTAAAAGAGAGGGGTTTTCAAAAGATTATTTTTATAGGGGCGTTACTGGTGTGTGCTACGCCCTGGATCAGTGCGCCCGTTGCGTTGGTAGGCGGCTTTCTGTTTACTTACTGCTGGGGCCACCCGTTTCAGCAGTTGGGCCGCAAAGCAACAGGCTGGCTGCTGAAAGCATCGGTGGTGGGCCTGGGGTTTGGCATGAATCTGCCCCAGGTTATTCGGGTGGGGAAGGAAGGGCTGGTCCTGACGGCTGCCTCGATCGGGGCCGTGTTTGTGCTGGGTGTGGTAGTGGGTAAGCTGCTCCACATGAGCGGCCGCTCCACGCATCTGGTTTCGTCCGGGACAGCTATTTGCGGGGGCAGCGCCATTGCGGCGGTGGCGCCCGTGGTGAATGCCTCCGAAAAAGAGATCTCGGTGGCGCTGGGCACTGTTTTTCTGCTAAACGCCGTGGCGCTGGTGGTTTTCCCGCCGGTGGGGCACTTCTTTCATTTATCGCAGCACCAGTTTGGGTTATGGAGCGCCATTGCCATACATGATACCAGTTCGGTGGTGGGAGCGGCTGCCACGTATGGCCAGCAGGCGCTGCAGGTTGCTACTACCGTGAAATTAGCCCGCGCCCTTTGGATTATACCTGTCAGCCTGCTTTCGGCGCTGGTGTTTAAAAGTGATGCCAAAAAGATTTCTATTCCTTGGTTTATTGCTTTGTTTATGGGGGCGATACTGGCCAACAGCTACCTCTCTTTTGCCGGGTTATTTAACACCCAGGTGGTAGCAGCCTCCAAAGCGGCTCTGGTGGCCACACTCTTTCTTATTGGCGCCGGGCTGTCCGTAGAACAGATAAAAGCTGTCGGCTGGAAGCCGCTGGCACTGGGGGTGGTGCTCTGGTGTTTTATCGCTGTGGCCTCGCTGCTCGTTATCCTGCATCTGTAGCTGCAGGTAGAATGCCGAAGTATAACCGCACTTTTTACCTGAAATCGGCTACGCCGGGGCTGGAGAACCTAAAATCGGTGAAGTCATAATAGGAGCGCGAGGAGCCGAATGTTTTAAAGCTGCGGTCTTCATTTACCGGCAGCCGCGGGTAATAGCTCACCAGGAATTGAATGGTGCTGAAGGCCAGGTACTCGTTGCGCAGCCGCACGCCCAGGCCGTATCCGCGGTAAGGCGTTTCTTTAAACGGCGAGCTTTTGTTGCCCGTCGAGAGCCAGGCCACATCAGCAAAGGCCACGGCGGCCAGGCGGAAACCGAAGAGCGAGAGGGGCGTGTACAGGTTTGCTTCGTAGTTTAACGTGACGCGCCGGGAGCCCCGCACCCGGTCGGAACGAAAGCCCCGCAGGCCGCTTTCGTTGTTGATGGAGAGTAGTTCCTCGGGGTGGCGGTTGATGCCAAAGGTAGCCCGACCCTGGATGTAATGCCGCAGTTTCCATTCCTGCCATTCATACAGCTTTGTGAAGTATAGCGACTGCACTTCCAGCACGCCCTGCTCGCGGTTGCTGTTGCGAAGAAAAGTGCCATAGTTCACGCTGCCGTACAGGTAGCCAAAGCTCTTGCTATACCTGGCCAGCGAGGTGGAGGCGCCAAAATACCGCCTGTTGGTAAGGGCTCCCTTCTCAAAGCCTGAAGTAATGGTAAGCAGGGCGCCTGCCGGAATATCCTCGGTGCGGCCAAAACCAAACAGGTACCGGTCTTTGTAGTACTTTCGGATGCTATAGCCCAGGCTTCCCAGCAGCAGCGTGTTATTCTGGAAATTGTCGGTAGGCGTGGTCCCATACCGGGTGTCGATCACCCGCGCGGCGGCAATCATACGTCCCTTCGATTCGTAACCAAGATTATAGGATTTAAACTTAAAAGAGCGCCCCAGCCAGGCATCGCGGCGCGAGTAGCTCAGCTGGCCATATTGGGCCACGGTATCTTCGGGCAGGGAGGGCAACAGCAACCGCTCGTCAATGTAGCTCACACCCACGGCACCGGCATACTTGGTATTGGTTGCGTAAAAATCGCGCCGCAGAAAGGCGCTTTTCTCTTTGTAATAGTTTTCGTTTACATAGTTGATATCCGCCGAAATGTAGCTTTTGCTGATGTTCTCTATCCGGTAAGAGCCCGAAAGTTCCCAGGGCCGGGGGCGGTCCAGGTTAAAACGGTAGCCGGTGCGGAACTGATGGCCCTGCCCCAGGAAGTTGAGCTCGCGCAGCGAGATGCGGCCGGAGCCGGAAGAGGGTGTGAAAGACCCGGAACCTCCCAGGGTGAAAATGTCTTTTGTTATCACAAAAACATCCACGCTGTCGTTGGTGGTGGTTTCTTCGTTCACGATGATGCGGGCATCGAGCAGGTAATCGGTCTGGCGCAGCAAACGCTCCGATTCTACCAGCGCCAGCGGCTCCAGTGGCTCCATTTTCTCAAAAAGCAGCTTGTTGCGGATCAGGCCGCGGCCCGTTTTGACGTGCAGCGAATTGCCTGCCTTTTCCAGTATGTTCTGCGGTTTGCGGGTCGAGTCGTTGATCGAATAGCCAAAGGCATCCAGGCTCACAATATCAATGCGGCGCACGATCTTATAGTTGTGCTTGGCATACTCCTGCCGGATCAGCTCGGCGTCCATGCCATACACGGTATCATCTTTGCGGTCAAATACCAGAATGGCCTTCAGCAGCTTGCCCATAATGGTTTTGCGTTCCGATATGCGTTGCAGGTTACCCATAATGCGGTCGTCAAACGTTTGGCGGGTCGAATCAGCGGGAGGGGGTACCTGGGTCGTGTCCTGGGGTGCTTTCGGAACCTGCTGCGCCTGCCCCGTTCTGGCCCACAGGCACAGGATGCACAGCAGGCATACCGGAGCAAAGCGGGTAGAGAAGCGGTTTGGAAGCAGCATGAAATTGAGTTGGTGGCGGTAATGCTTTTTGAGCCTACTAATATAACGGATTCTGGTATCAGATGCACTAACAGCGGCCCGTAAACTGCCCGCTAGTGGCTGGCGGCAGGTTTTTTGGCAGGAAGAAAGTATACATTAAAATGCTAATATATTTAGCGTAATAGGGTTTGTTGATAACCATGTGCATAAGTAAATGCTAAAAGTATTGGCTTTGTGTCGGCGCGTTACGTATCTTTAAACCGGTAAAAGGATTGAGCAGCAGGTAAATGGCCTCTGTGATGCAGGGTAAGCTAATAAGTTTAGTATAGTCGCTTGTTAGCCGGCAATGCTGACCTGCAGCGCAGGAAACCGGGAGTGGCTGTTCTTCTACTTTTAAAAGTATAGTGCCATGGCAGTTGTTAAGAAATCGAATTTTCAGAATCATACTTCCCCATCAAGTCAACCTAAAAAGATTATTGTTATGAGAAAGAACCAGAAAGTTGCCCGCGTATCCCTGTACTGCAAACTGAATATGCTGGTACCGCACCTGCAAAGTCTTTCCGGCCGCATGCAGGGCGAAGGCAACGAGAAAAGCCGCAATGGCAGCCATACTTCCAAGCAGTAGGTTTACGGCTGTGCCGTAACAGGCGGCTGCACCAGCCCCACACCAAGGGCTATGATGTATAGCGCAAAAAAAAATGCGCAGCGGGTTTCCGCTTTTGGGCAAGCGCCAGCTTTGCTTCGGTTACAAGCCCTGCGCCTGGCGTGAACTGCCCTTTTTCTGCTTGGCTATGTAGTCGCCACAAGCAGGGGGATTGCTGATGTTGGTATTATCGCGGGAGGGACGATGCTCGACCACATGCGGCGCATACATGATCTTAGCCAAACGGGTAAGCCGTAATGCTGATTCTTCTTATTTTTTTCTCAACCAGGTAAAGCGAGCCTGTTTTTAATTGCTTCTTTTTCAGAAGGATAAGCAAAAACTGATTTCATACGGGAATTATTTATACTTGTTACGGAACTTTTTGTGGGGCAAATACGTTAAAAACAGTATATATAATTCTAATTGTACTGCACACAGACGACCTATCCGCCCGCTTTAAAATTCCGGATAGCTGTTTGCTGCAATAAAAATACTTGCTCTATGAATGCACGCGTACGAAATAAACTCATTCAGGTAGCTCGAGGCAGAGCCCACCTGATGACGTTTCAAAACCTCATTTATGAAGCCGAATTAGGACTTAACCTGGAGAATCCGTATGAAAAATCGCGATTGGCCGAGGTAGTGGACGAAATATCGGAACAGGAACATGCTGCCGGCCGCCCTTTATTAAGCGCGCTTGTGCGGGTAAAAGGACAAAAGAACCAGGGCGATAGCTTTTTCAGGCTTTGCGAACGGCTGGGCTACGGCCCCTGGAAAGATTTGAAACGCGATAACAAGTTTATCGAAGATCAACGGGAAGCTTGCCGCGAGTTTTGGCAAGATAGTACAAATTTTACCTCCTACCTATAACATTGGCTGAAGCGGCAGACCCCTGTCTCACCCTGGCTGTCGCTTCAGTTTTTCCTTTTCCTTCCTTTCAGACTGTTAATACCGTTGTTTTCCTGCCTCCCTATTTAGTTATATGGGGTGCTGCCTGCAGCCTATTCATATTTGTAACCACTGCCGGAGGGTAGCTTTAATATAGTACCTGCTTTTTCTTCAGCCCCTCTCTATTCTTTCTTTTCAAAATACTTTTATTTAGCTAAGCTGTTCATGGGCCACTACGGCGCTTCTGAATCTTTTCATTTATCCATACAGCTCAGAAACCAAGTTATTGGATGAATTGATGAACAAATTTTACAGAATTTAGTATGTGAGTTTGAATATATAATAAAAGTCCTTTTCTTTAATATATCAAACAAACAGCCTGTAAAAGAGCATATTTGCGTCTCTTTATGCCTGCCTGGCAGGCGTTGGCTGCACGTGTGCGTGTACTAATCCTTTTATGTTCATCTATGAGAACTATAACTTCTACATTATCCGGAGTGCTTCTTTTTGCGTTGGTGCTGAGCGTGCATGTGGCACAGGGCCAGGCAGCTAAATTCGGCAAGGTCAGTGAGGAGGAGCTGAAAATGCGCGTGTATGAAAAAGATACCAGCGCTGCTGCCGTTATCCTGTCCGATTATGGCTACTCGCATTTTCAATATTCCAATAGCGGCTTTCAGCTGGTCTTTGAACGGCAGATGCGCATCAAGATCCTCAAAAAATCCGGTTACGATTGGGCGGATGTGGTGGTGCCCTTCTACAAACGCGGAAGCGACAAGGAAGCCGTATCCAGCATCAAAGGCTTTACTTACAACCTGGTAAACGGAAAAGAAGAAAAGACCAAGTTGGAGTCTAAAGCTGCTTTTGAAGAGCAGATGAGCGAAAACTGGTTTGCCAAAAAGTTTACAATGCCCAACGTGAGGGAGGGCTCGGTAATCGATGTGAGCTATGTCATCTACTCCGACTTTTTCCAGAACATGCGCGAGTGGGAGTTCCAGCACACCATTCCCGTGGTGTGGAGCGAGTACAAGGCCCGCATCCCCGAATATTTCGATTACAAGCTACTGCAACAGGGCTACCTGCCTTTTTATAATTCCGGGAAAGAAAAGACTACCGA from Pontibacter liquoris includes the following:
- a CDS encoding YeiH family protein, which gives rise to MQTLTLKERGFQKIIFIGALLVCATPWISAPVALVGGFLFTYCWGHPFQQLGRKATGWLLKASVVGLGFGMNLPQVIRVGKEGLVLTAASIGAVFVLGVVVGKLLHMSGRSTHLVSSGTAICGGSAIAAVAPVVNASEKEISVALGTVFLLNAVALVVFPPVGHFFHLSQHQFGLWSAIAIHDTSSVVGAAATYGQQALQVATTVKLARALWIIPVSLLSALVFKSDAKKISIPWFIALFMGAILANSYLSFAGLFNTQVVAASKAALVATLFLIGAGLSVEQIKAVGWKPLALGVVLWCFIAVASLLVILHL
- a CDS encoding LysR family transcriptional regulator; amino-acid sequence: MIFDFRLQVFKAVAENRSFSKAAKILFITQPAVSKHISELENQTGAALFNRHGNAISLTPAGELLLRYATQIFELYRNLEEELHAMQQGQSGQLRIGSSTTIAQYILPKILAAFKKSYPSIDLTLVNHNTEKIEQLLLEGKVDVGLIEGSGTLPQLQYSPFVHDEIVLVTSTSNKKTYPVELPVAQLKHIPLVIREAGSGTLAVIEQALKQHHLSRKDLQIEMQLGSTESIKQYLQYARACAFLSIHTIIEELAANKLQVIEVTGCEINRTFQFINLHGRQSKLLHLFRQFCIRQYNLRQ